A window from Schistosoma haematobium chromosome 1, whole genome shotgun sequence encodes these proteins:
- the UNC97_1 gene encoding LIM domain-containing protein unc-97 (EggNog:ENOG410VKKM~COG:T,Z), which produces MAIVEAGHNANAHLGESLPNYQVELDTSEENYADSYGSTCVRCGDPFQLNEKVVQTKDSSYHVKCFVCVQCFQPFPEGVYYEFDGRKYCEHDFHVLFAPCCGKMFHNWQGDKGNEL; this is translated from the exons ATGGCGATTGTGGAAGCGGGTCACAATGCTAACGCACACCTTGGTGAGAGTCTACCAAACTACCAGGTTGAACTAGACACCTCAGAAGAAAA TTACGCAGATTCATACGGGTCTACTTGTGTTCGTTGTGGAGATCCCTTCCAATTAAATGAAAAAGTTGTGCAGACGAAAGATAGCAGTTACCACGTGAAGTGTTTTGT CTGTGTTCAGTGTTTTCAACCATTCCCGGAAGGCGTTTATTATGAA TTTGATGGCCGGAAATACTGTGAACATGATTTTCACGTTTTATTTGCGCCATGTTGTGGAAA GATGTTTCATAATTGGCAGGGTGATAAAGGCAATGAATTATAA